Proteins encoded within one genomic window of Deltaproteobacteria bacterium:
- a CDS encoding M28 family peptidase has product MPANGQAVAGSADKALLYGHVKFLSTIHPRRNHAYPEALDKVAAYIRKSFEASGCSVSEQVFKPDGIIEYRNVICSLGPEDGALLVFGAHYDVEGYSDGADDNASGVAGVLELARLLGGRKDALKSRVQLVAYTLEEPPYFSTDMMGSAVHAKSLKESGQEVRLMVAVEMIGYFTSKPKSQRYPAFFLKWFYPSTGDFIAVVGRWGQGSIVKRVHRIMANGSSVPVSSLGAPRSLTGIDFSDHRSFWKYGFPAVMVTDTAFFRNPNYHELGDRVETLDFDKMSGVVDALLRVALEY; this is encoded by the coding sequence GCCGTAATCACGCGTACCCCGAAGCTCTGGATAAGGTTGCGGCCTATATACGAAAGTCCTTCGAGGCCTCGGGGTGCAGCGTGAGCGAGCAGGTATTCAAGCCCGACGGTATAATTGAGTATAGAAATGTAATCTGTTCTCTTGGCCCGGAAGATGGCGCGCTGCTTGTCTTCGGCGCGCACTACGATGTCGAAGGGTATAGCGACGGCGCCGACGATAATGCAAGCGGAGTAGCCGGTGTTCTCGAGCTTGCGCGTCTGCTTGGCGGCAGAAAAGACGCGTTAAAAAGCAGGGTGCAGCTCGTCGCATATACGCTCGAGGAACCGCCTTACTTTTCAACCGACATGATGGGAAGCGCAGTGCACGCAAAGAGCCTTAAGGAGTCGGGTCAGGAGGTACGGCTCATGGTGGCCGTTGAGATGATAGGGTATTTTACTTCGAAGCCAAAGTCGCAGCGTTACCCGGCATTCTTTCTGAAATGGTTTTATCCTTCTACCGGGGATTTCATAGCCGTTGTCGGGAGATGGGGGCAGGGCTCTATAGTGAAGCGCGTCCACCGTATTATGGCAAACGGGTCTTCTGTGCCGGTAAGTTCGCTTGGCGCCCCGCGCTCTCTTACCGGGATTGATTTTTCCGACCACAGGAGTTTTTGGAAATATGGTTTTCCGGCAGTTATGGTGACGGATACGGCGTTTTTCAGGAACCCAAACTATCATGAACTTGGCGACAGGGTAGAGACCCTTGACTTCGACAAGATGTCGGGCGTGGTGGACGCACTTTTAAGGGTCGCGCTCGAGTATTGA
- the tpiA gene encoding triose-phosphate isomerase, translating to MLTPLIAGNWKMHTTVAEGVALVMKLRELTKAAKHVEIVIAPPFTSLYHLHFLTKESSFKLSGQDMHWEKSGAFTGEVSAEMLKDVGCEYVILGHSERRQFFGDTDDIVKKKLLAALKMNLKPIVCVGETLDERETGKTMDVVSRQIKSALMGLGPGVIKELTFAYEPVWAIGTGKTATPGQAEEIHNSIRSIIYETGGPASGKAVRIIYGGSVKPDNIDSLMAEPNIDGALVGGASLKADDFARIVNFKKSV from the coding sequence GTGCTAACCCCCCTCATAGCCGGCAACTGGAAGATGCACACTACCGTTGCCGAAGGTGTAGCGCTCGTGATGAAGCTTCGCGAGCTTACCAAGGCGGCAAAGCACGTCGAGATAGTCATAGCCCCGCCATTTACCTCGCTATATCATCTTCACTTCCTTACTAAAGAGAGCTCCTTTAAGCTCTCGGGCCAGGACATGCACTGGGAGAAAAGCGGCGCATTCACCGGAGAGGTCTCGGCCGAAATGCTAAAGGACGTGGGATGCGAGTACGTAATACTCGGGCACTCGGAGAGACGCCAGTTCTTTGGCGACACAGACGATATCGTCAAGAAAAAACTCCTTGCAGCGCTAAAGATGAACTTAAAGCCCATAGTCTGTGTCGGCGAAACACTCGACGAAAGAGAAACCGGCAAAACCATGGACGTCGTATCCCGCCAGATAAAGAGCGCGCTTATGGGGCTTGGCCCGGGCGTAATAAAAGAGCTCACCTTCGCATACGAGCCGGTCTGGGCCATAGGCACAGGTAAAACAGCAACTCCCGGGCAGGCCGAAGAGATTCATAACTCGATTCGCTCGATAATCTACGAAACCGGCGGCCCGGCTTCGGGAAAGGCCGTGCGTATAATATACGGCGGCAGCGTAAAGCCCGACAACATTGACTCTCTCATGGCAGAGCCCAACATCGACGGCGCGCTCGTGGGGGGCGCAAGCTTGAAAGCCGACGACTTCGCAAGGATAGTAAACTTCAAGAAAAGCGTCTAA